A single genomic interval of Juglans regia cultivar Chandler chromosome 1, Walnut 2.0, whole genome shotgun sequence harbors:
- the LOC108992793 gene encoding probable receptor-like protein kinase At1g30570, translating to MDKSVSDSRIWLRGEISKPISIIYIFILINTVKLTVSQPSATECNLDLQFSSALSSRGCEWGDWGGFLHNSSCGVAFHTYLYALGKWANQTGQIFINSTEQKNCLNSMKSFADNAFGCGIEKLTRGGGGCLDFSVELVTRKLGGELRRLNEHCELVKSNEECDQSCESCANTWESISRTRSISAIAGVNIDEIVICQFAVLVSLISRIGDPMHAHTLLRCLGAQKMNDGNTSAAGDNQAPKGTSWKIQISTGVGILAGSIVGIALIVVVIARKILSKGCSKSSPPRKKDAFKNIFPKESACRKVPIKEVYSATDNLSDENFIGEGTAGKVYKGILSKNQHVAIKHIINDGDVESFVREVTSLSHVRHPNLVALLGCSVRENECFLVYEFCPYGNLSEWLFGKDTVLTWIQRLEIAIDSARGLWFLHTYAEGCIVHRDVKPTNILLGTNFEAKLSDFGLSKIIDMGKTHVSSEVRGTFGYVDPEYRINRRVNSSADVYSFGMVLLQILSGKKVINLNLKKPMSLAKMATILTRGGSVVEFADPKLKGAYSIEAFELTLHLALSCTSLGEQRPSMKRVLERLEEALEISTRATACIPVGTTPDES from the exons ATGGATAAATCCGTTTCGGATTCTCGCATATGGCTTCGGGGTGAGATATCAAAACCCATCTCCATTATTTACATCTTCATCCTGATCAACACGGTAAAACTTACAGTTTCTCAGCCTTCTGCGACAGAATGCAACCTCGACCTTCAATTTTCATCAGCCTTAAGTAGTAGAGGTTGTGAATGGGGAGATTGGGGTGGGTTTCTACACAATAGTAGTTGTGGTGTAGCATTCCATACTTACCTGTATGCATTGGGGAAGTGGGCAAATCAAACAggacaaatatttataaactctACCGAGCAGAAAAATTGTCTGAATTCGATGAAAAGCTTTGCAGACAATGCTTTCGGTTGTGGCATTGAGAAGCTAACAAGAGGAGGTGGTGGCTGTTTAGATTTCTCCGTTGAACTTGTCACTAGAAAGTTGGGGGGTGAATTAAGAAGATTAAATGAACACTGTGAACTCGTGAAATCCAATGAAGAATGTGATCAGTCATGCGAATCTTGTGCGAATACTTGGGAAAGCATAAGCAGAACACGTTCCATATCTGCCATTGCTGGGGTTAACATTGATGAAATAGTCATCTGTCAGTTTGCAGTGCTGGTGTCCTTAATAAGTAGAATTGGAGATCCGATGCATGCCCATACACTTCTAAGATGCCTAGGGGCACAAAAGATGAACGACG GGAATACATCAGCTGCAGGAGATAATCAAGCACCGAAAGGTACAAGCTGGAAGATTCAAATTAGCACAG GTGTTGGGATTCTAGCTGGAAGCATTGTAGGCATTGCACTGATAGTAGTAGTCATTGCCAGAAAAATCTTGTCAAAAGGATGTTCCAAATCAAGTCCACCGCGGAAAAAGGATG ctttcaaaaatatatttccaaaagaGTCTGCTTGTCGGAAAGTTCCTATCAAGGAGGTGTATTCTGCCACAGATAATCTAAGTGACGAAAACTTCATTGGTGAAGGAACTGCTG GAAAGGTGTACAAAGGTATACTGTCAAAAAATCAGCATGTTGCCATCAAGCACATCATCAATGATGGAGACGTCGAGTCCTTTGTCAGGGAAGTAACAAGCTTATCGCATGTCAGACACCCAAACCTCGTCGCATTGCTGGGTTGTTCTGTGAGGGAAAACGAGTGTTTCCTTGTCTATGAGTTTTGCCCCTACGGCAACCTCTCAGAATGGCTTTTTG GGAAAGATACTGTCCTGACCTGGATCCAGAGGCTTGAGATTGCAATTGATAGTGCTCGAGGTCTTTGGTTTCTCCACACTTATGCAGAAGGCTGCATTGTTCATCGTGATGTCAAG CCAACAAACATTCTTCTTGGGACGAACTTCGAAGCCAAGCTCTCAGACTTTGGGTTGTCTAAAATCATCGACATGGGGAAGACGCATGTGAGCTCAGAAGTCAGAGGAACTTTTGGGTATGTCGATCCTGAGTACAGAATCAACCGCCGTGTAAATTCATCTGCTGATGTCTACAGCTTTGGCATGGTCCTTCTGCAGATACTTTCTGGAAAGAAAGTAATCAACTTGAATCTAAAGAAGCCAATGTCATTAGCTAAAATG GCAACAATACTTACCAGAGGTGGCAGTGTTGTGGAGTTTGCTGACCCAAAACTTAAGGGGGCTTATTCCATAGAAGCATTTGAACTAACACTTCACCTAGCTCTGTCATGCACATCACTTGGGGAACAACGACCTTCTATGAAGCGGGTTCTTGAAAGATTAGAAGAAGCCCTCGAAATATCAACAAGGGCCACAGCTTGTATCCCTGTTGGAACTACACCAGACGAGTCTTGA
- the LOC108995247 gene encoding UDP-glycosyltransferase 90A1-like: MSFNRPSDDAEPLHVVLFPFMSKGHTIPILHLAHLLLRRRLAVTIFTTPANRPFIVQFLSNSSASIVTLPFPQNVPRHDDIPAGTESTDKLPSMSLFHSFALSTRFMQPDFERALETLPRVSFMVSDWFLWWTAEPASRFNIPRFIFSGMCYYATTVARAVKMDRLLSGPQSDDELVTVTTFPWVKVTKNDFERQFREPIGLELEFTMKVTMLSATNCHGIIVNSFYELEPVFADYSNLNCSPKSWSVGPLCLAELPKAQPEPDKKPTWVQWLDEKLDQGKPVLYVAFGSQVEISPAQLKEIEIGLEESKVNFLWVIRKIKSEIFSDGFEERVKDRGIVVRDWVDQKEILMHECVQGFLSHCGWNSVLESICAGVPILAWPMMAEQHLNARMVTEEIKAGLRVETCDGSARGFVKSEGLEKTVRQLMEGEMGKGVRKEVKELAETAKKAVEEGGSSWRTLDLLIDEITCMQ; this comes from the coding sequence ATGAGTTTCAACCGGCCTTCTGATGATGCAGAACCTCTCCACGTGGTTCTCTTTCCTTTCATGTCCAAAGGTCATACCATTCCAATCCTCCACCTTGCCCACCTCCTACTCCGTCGCCGTCTCGCCGTCACCATCTTCACCACCCCAGCCAACCGTCCCTTCATCGTTCAGTTTCTCTCGAACAGTTCTGCCTCCATTGTCACTCTCCCCTTCCCTCAGAACGTTCCCAGACATGATGATATCCCTGCTGGCACCGAGAGCACCGACAAACTTCCCTCAATGTCCCTCTTCCATTCATTTGCACTCTCCACCAGGTTCATGCAGCCCGACTTCGAACGAGCGCTCGAGACTCTTCCCCGTGTCAGCTTCATGGTCAGTGATTGGTTCCTCTGGTGGACTGCAGAGCCTGCCTCCAGGTTCAACATCCCACGGTTTATATTCAGTGGCATGTGTTATTACGCTACGACCGTTGCCAGAGCTGTAAAGATGGATCGGCTTCTATCTGGACCCCAGTCAGACGATGAGTTGGTAACTGTGACAACTTTTCCGTGGGTCAAAGTCACTAAAAATGACTTCGAACGGCAATTCAGGGAGCCCATTGGTCTGGAACTTGAGTTTACAATGAAGGTCACTATGCTATCGGCAACGAATTGCCATGGTATTATAGTCAACAGCTTCTATGAGCTTGAGCCTGTGTTTGCTGATTATTCGAACCTTAACTGTTCACCTAAGTCATGGTCCGTGGGGCCTCTTTGCCTGGCTGAGCTACCAAAGGCTCAACCGGAACCTGACAAGAAGCCCACATGGGTGCAATGGCTGGACGAGAAACTTGACCAGGGGAAACCAGTTCTGTACGTAGCCTTCGGGTCTCAGGTGGAGATTTCGCCTGCACAACTCAAAGAAATAGAAATTGGGTTGGAAGAATCCAAAGTGAATTTCCTGTGGGTGATAAGAAAGATCAAGTCAGAGATATTCTCGGATGGTTTTGAAGAGAGAGTGAAAGATAGAGGAATTGTAGTGAGAGACTGGGTTGACCAAAAGGAGATTTTGATGCACGAGTGTGTCCAGGGGTTTCTCAGCCACTGTGGGTGGAATTCTGTTTTGGAGAGCATATGTGCTGGGGTGCCAATCCTTGCATGGCCCATGATGGCAGAGCAACATCTTAATGCAAGAATGGTGACGGAGGAAATAAAGGCCGGATTGAGGGTTGAGACCTGTGATGGGTCAGCGAGAGGGTTTGTGAAGAGTGAGGGGTTAGAGAAAACGGTGAGGCAGTTGATGGAGGGAGAGATGGGGAAAGGGGTGAGGAAGGAGGTGAAGGAACTTGCAGAAACGGCCAAGAAGGCTGTGGAGGAAGGTGGATCGTCCTGGAGGACTTTGGATTTGCTCATTGATGAGATCACATGCATGCAGTAG
- the LOC108992779 gene encoding RING-H2 finger protein ATL74-like isoform X2 — translation MVSNDHFGVSTRILVMAIVLSVILLFGGVVLLVLIHVCIVGRAFSRGFPEGTHVVERSSNGSCTSMSRDDINKLPCYDYIAEDVTSSPVDCAVCLENFKMGEKCRLLPICKHSFHAQCVDAWLMKTPICPICRTCADSWKGGSVSGEESRCFSDLSIELRGSQTTGSSHLSDIRIELSESLRIESDRHSDIGTEILGENKTVGSSQLDNAGTESGENQAANIGRG, via the exons ATGGTGAGTAATGATCATTTTGGTGTTTCAACCCGGATTCTGGTAATGGCAATCGTCCTATCTGTGATACTGCTTTTTGGGGGTGTAGTGCTCCTGGTTCTAATCCATGTTTGCATTGTTGGGAGGGCGTTTAGTAGAGGATTCCCCGAAGGAACTCATGTGGTTGAGAGGAGCAGCAATGGAAGCTGCACAAGCATGTCCCGGGACGACATAAACAAACTTCCTTGCTATGATTACATAGCCGAAGATGTGACAAGTAGCCCTGTGGATTGTGCAGTTTGCTTGGAGAATTTCAAGATGGGTGAAAAGTGCAGGTTGTTGCCGATATGCAAGCACAGTTTCCATGCCCAGTGCGTGGACGCATGGCTTATGAAAACGCCCATCTGTCCAATTTGTAGAACCTGTGCTGACTCTTGGAAGGGCGGTTCTGTTTCAGGTGAAGAAAGTAGATGTTTCAGCGATCTCAGTATTGAGTTGAGAGGGAGCCAAACAACAGGAAGTAGTCACCTCAGTGATATTAGGATTGAGTTAAGCGAGAGCCTGAGAATAGAAAGTGACCGTCATAGTGACATTGGCACAGAAATACTCGGAGAAAACAAGACAGTGGGAAGCAGCCAGTTGGATAATGCTGGGACTGAATCAGGAGAGAACCAAGCTGCAAATATAG GCCGTGGCTAA
- the LOC108992779 gene encoding RING-H2 finger protein ATL74-like isoform X1 — protein MVSNDHFGVSTRILVMAIVLSVILLFGGVVLLVLIHVCIVGRAFSRGFPEGTHVVERSSNGSCTSMSRDDINKLPCYDYIAEDVTSSPVDCAVCLENFKMGEKCRLLPICKHSFHAQCVDAWLMKTPICPICRTCADSWKGGSVSGEESRCFSDLSIELRGSQTTGSSHLSDIRIELSESLRIESDRHSDIGTEILGENKTVGSSQLDNAGTESGENQAANIDFLFGP, from the exons ATGGTGAGTAATGATCATTTTGGTGTTTCAACCCGGATTCTGGTAATGGCAATCGTCCTATCTGTGATACTGCTTTTTGGGGGTGTAGTGCTCCTGGTTCTAATCCATGTTTGCATTGTTGGGAGGGCGTTTAGTAGAGGATTCCCCGAAGGAACTCATGTGGTTGAGAGGAGCAGCAATGGAAGCTGCACAAGCATGTCCCGGGACGACATAAACAAACTTCCTTGCTATGATTACATAGCCGAAGATGTGACAAGTAGCCCTGTGGATTGTGCAGTTTGCTTGGAGAATTTCAAGATGGGTGAAAAGTGCAGGTTGTTGCCGATATGCAAGCACAGTTTCCATGCCCAGTGCGTGGACGCATGGCTTATGAAAACGCCCATCTGTCCAATTTGTAGAACCTGTGCTGACTCTTGGAAGGGCGGTTCTGTTTCAGGTGAAGAAAGTAGATGTTTCAGCGATCTCAGTATTGAGTTGAGAGGGAGCCAAACAACAGGAAGTAGTCACCTCAGTGATATTAGGATTGAGTTAAGCGAGAGCCTGAGAATAGAAAGTGACCGTCATAGTGACATTGGCACAGAAATACTCGGAGAAAACAAGACAGTGGGAAGCAGCCAGTTGGATAATGCTGGGACTGAATCAGGAGAGAACCAAGCTGCAAATATAG ATTTTCTGTTTGGTCCTTAG